The genomic region TTTGAACTGACTGACCCAGCTGGCTATAATGGGACTACAGGATTAATCGATTAACAGGGACTCCAAACCAAGGTGCAACTTTGTATTTTTACATTATTAAACACTAAACAAGGCGAAGtcattcttgaaatctgaggactGCCCAGGGATGAAGTCAGTCTTTTGGATCTGTATTCAAACACTTCACTGATCTAAACATTTCCACTTTAGATAATATACTATTTGCACTTTGCAAACTTCAAACACTCAACCAAATGTTTTACCTATTGGTATTACGTACAAGTAGCATTTTCCTTAATGTGTATAGATTTTTTGCAGGTTCTACATTAACACTTTGCTTTATATTATACAATCAAATTATGCACAGCATCCAAGTGATGGCAGCAACACTGTGCACTGGGcccttcgaggggggggggggttcccacaTTGCAACTTCTGGataatttgttaccagtaggttcaaacaacaccttAGTGTTAAAGGTGCTTTGGGAATTCCTGTTAGGAAGGTGacattttcaagaaacactattgcgaaaatttagagaaccagcatttgaacctGCCTGCCAAAGGatcgcactgttaccaacatacaaTGCACAAATGAACCTTAAAGAAATGAGAAACTGGGGATAATATAAAGGCACAAAGTGTTTCCTCACTATTTGCAGGTgggacaagaaaggaaataagtAATGGTATCGGGACCCTCCACTAATCACTATACAGTAGCTTGTGGACTATGTACATTTATCTAAAAAGGCAGACAAGTTTGTTCAACAGCATTCTTACCATTGCTGATCATAAAACATGCAAGCAACACAGCAGGGATAATGAAGTTGCTCGTAGAGATATTTAGTGTCACCTGAAGGCCTGACAACATGGGACATTCAAGAAATGAAACTAGATCCTGACATCTAATGTAGGTCAGATGGTTAGTTAATGTTCAGTAGCAAAAATTAAAGTAGTAAGTAACATGTTCCCTTCATGTTGTATGGGGGGAGATGCCCACCTTTACACCAGTATTTAGAACTACAAGGCATTAATAACAACTAGTACAACCTTTCAGAACAAAAGTGATCATTGAAGCAGTTTGTATTAGTGATACCATCCTAATTTCAATTGTAATGAGACTAATCTGTAGGGTAGGTCAAGATCCAGCTCAAGAATGAATACTAGGTGAAGGTCACTAATACAAAACAGTTTGTATAAGTATACAAACAGTTAAAGAAACTGCACTGTACATTCACAAAAGCTGTTGTCACTTTACATCAACCATAGAAAATTTGTGAGCATACACTAAAAACTTACTCAAAGTCAACAGTAAATAAATTCCCAAGTAGAATACCACTCTCCCACACATTCATCACATCCTGGGCTACATTGCCTTAAAGAGTCCAAATAGGAATGAAATGTTGACTATACTTaaaatgttttagagaaaatatttgaaaccttgaatgagatttttaaaaacgaAACAGATAGCAATTTTTGGGCCCTCAGAAGTAGCGAGAATATGCCAGTGGCAGAGTAGTCTGAATTGAGTTGTGATGAATATCACCTCACAAATTGCACTAAAAATGCTGGCCACAGGAGTTTCCAAAAGGACAGCAGCTGTAGCCTCCACTGTAAAGTGTCCCAGGCCAATTAAGCTACTGCCCTCCCACCATTTCTGTTCTCCTGCACCCCATTATAGGTTTACCCTTCAAGAGTATTATCGGCCCTTTCTCAGACCTTCCCGGGGCAGGTGAGTAACAATGTACTCTGCATGTAGACCCCTGATGTGAGCTTACCACTGGCTTTCTCAGCTTTACTTCAATCATCACAGGGCATGAAAAGTGATTAGTTAGAACAAATGTCTTTACAAGATTGCACGACAGGCTGTAATaaatttacaatttgcacaaatCTTGGACAATAACTAACAGCTCCTGTCGAAAAGTTTAACATctttttacacaaaacaatttaGCATTTTTAAGACACTTCACAGCTTACTATATTTTCCTCATCTTTGACAGCCCAAGATTACATTGAGGAACTGCAACCCAAGTATGTTTGCTTCACTCTGAAAAACTGCAAACCACTTTTGTATATGGATGAAGACTGTACCTCTGACAAACTGCCATTTACAGAAGTTTAAGAAAATCTTGGATTACTGGGAGCAGCGCCATCGCACGATACAAGAAGCGTAAAGAAACTATTCTAAATAAAAGTAAACCTACCTGAACCTGCAACACCTACAGTGGCAGCTCCTGCCCCAATGAACTTTGCAGCAGAGTCAATGTCTCTCGTTGCAGTTGTGGTCTGGAAGTTTCGCACTGCTGGAAGCTGAGGAATAAAATATGTGAAATGGTCTGTGTAATTATCACAATAGGCACATTCTAGTTAACAGAACATGATCCTCCTAATTTCGAAaccatatttctgaatttagaaGAATTAGTGTGCTTCTAAATCGAGTCTAgcgaacaaaaaaattaaatgtacacCATCACTGCTAAAATTATTCAGAGCAGTCTTTATATTCaccaaagaaactgaaaaataggTAAATCCCCACACGAACTTTGGTAACTACCCGTTTTTATCATTCTTGCCTACGATCTTATATCTAAGCATTAAGATACCTCCTTAACAATAACAGGCAACTATAATTTCTTACCAGGCTAATCGATGGTGACGCCGGTGCATTCTGCAATAAGGGGCTGTGGCTGTTAACAGCTATGCTGCTGATAGGTCGGATGTAGGATCGTGCTCCGCTCACAAGCTAAAATAGTAAAAATGTATCAGTGATTATGTTAAAACGTCTGCAGTATTACATAACTTTTGTACGCTAATAACTTACAGCAGTCCTGGCAGCAGGAGCGATCAGTCGTGCACAAGCGAACATTTTTGAAATTGGTGGTGTTGGCCAAAACCTGTAAGGCAAGAAAAAAAATGTACCTGTAGAATCTCGACAAAACCATTCACATGAACTCTTAAAAGTGGAACATGTAGACAAATAGCAGCAAATAACTTAACACACCGGCCAAGGAAAATGGCGAGACTTAAATCGAAGGTCTGGTGAATTATTATATATCGTTACacaattttgttttcttatttacacTACGCAAAAGAGTTTTATCAAATCCTCTGTCACATTTAACCACTACATACCTACTACAAACCAGCTAATTCCTTCCTATTTCCTTCCCGACTTACTACCGACCTCACAACTTACCAGCGCGCAGAGTGAAGGAGGAACCGACCTTGGTTGCTTCTAAAACCCGAATGGCCGATGGGAAACGGAATGGCGCTCCTTCTATATGCAGCACTACGTCGTTTCCGTTGTGGCTCCACCTTTTCCATCACTAAATTTATCGACCTCAACACGTCTTCCGGCGAATTTCTAATCATATTAGCAATTTTAGTGCAATAATATAATGAATTATAAAGGTTTAAATAGTACATAAGAGAAAATATCTCGCtcttttcttgaatatttgtgtaaatATATTTGTCATCGAGATTTGTTAAAAAAGTAGTGCAATGAAATGAATTTGAGTCACTTTGTTTAAT from Schistocerca gregaria isolate iqSchGreg1 chromosome 10, iqSchGreg1.2, whole genome shotgun sequence harbors:
- the LOC126293264 gene encoding ATP synthase lipid-binding protein, mitochondrial isoform X1; the protein is MEKVEPQRKRRSAAYRRSAIPFPIGHSGFRSNQGRFLLHSARWFWPTPPISKMFACARLIAPAARTALVSGARSYIRPISSIAVNSHSPLLQNAPASPSISLLPAVRNFQTTTATRDIDSAAKFIGAGAATVGVAGSGAGIGTVFGSLIIGYARNPSLKQQLFSYAILGFALSEAMGLFCLMMAFLLLFAF
- the LOC126293264 gene encoding ATP synthase lipid-binding protein, mitochondrial isoform X2; this translates as MFACARLIAPAARTALVSGARSYIRPISSIAVNSHSPLLQNAPASPSISLLPAVRNFQTTTATRDIDSAAKFIGAGAATVGVAGSGAGIGTVFGSLIIGYARNPSLKQQLFSYAILGFALSEAMGLFCLMMAFLLLFAF